A portion of the uncultured Bacteroides sp. genome contains these proteins:
- a CDS encoding nitronate monooxygenase yields MKILTIGDLKARIPIIQGGMGVGVSLSGLASAVANEGGIGVISSAGLGLLYNKLSANFLEASILGLKEEIRRARAKGKGIIGVNVMVAMTNFADMARIAIAEKVDIIFSGAGLPLDLPSYLEKDSTTKLVPIVSSARAVRIICEKWMSHYNYLPDAVVVEGPKAGGHLGFKESQIMDEHFSLEEILPQVVAEVSLFEEKYNKKIPVIAAGGIYTGADIYRMMQLGASGVQLGTRFVTTNECDASYAFKEQYLNAKEIDIEIIKSPVGMPGRAILSSFIQQVKEGIKQPKTCPFHCIKTCDISKSPYCIMLALYSAFKGNFNNGYAFAGANAYRATQIMSVKETISGLMKEWKEKEFFSRKK; encoded by the coding sequence ATGAAAATATTGACTATTGGAGACCTAAAGGCTCGTATCCCTATTATTCAAGGTGGAATGGGTGTTGGCGTCTCTTTATCTGGCTTGGCATCAGCTGTAGCCAATGAAGGTGGCATTGGGGTTATTTCCAGTGCAGGTTTAGGACTTTTATACAATAAACTATCTGCTAATTTTCTTGAAGCTAGTATCTTAGGCCTCAAGGAAGAGATCAGAAGAGCGCGTGCAAAAGGAAAAGGAATTATCGGAGTCAATGTAATGGTTGCTATGACAAACTTTGCCGACATGGCAAGAATAGCTATTGCAGAGAAAGTAGATATCATATTCAGTGGAGCAGGTCTTCCACTCGATTTACCTAGCTATTTGGAAAAGGATAGTACTACAAAGTTGGTGCCTATTGTGTCTTCTGCTCGTGCAGTAAGAATTATCTGCGAAAAGTGGATGAGCCATTATAACTATCTACCGGATGCTGTCGTTGTAGAAGGTCCTAAGGCAGGTGGTCACCTTGGATTCAAAGAAAGCCAAATTATGGACGAGCACTTTTCTTTGGAAGAAATTCTCCCACAGGTAGTTGCTGAAGTATCTCTATTTGAGGAGAAATACAATAAGAAGATACCTGTTATAGCAGCTGGAGGGATCTATACGGGTGCAGATATCTACCGCATGATGCAACTTGGTGCTTCAGGAGTACAGTTAGGAACCCGATTTGTCACCACGAATGAGTGTGATGCCTCTTATGCCTTCAAGGAGCAATACCTCAACGCTAAGGAAATAGATATTGAAATCATTAAAAGTCCGGTTGGCATGCCTGGCCGAGCCATTCTCAGCTCTTTTATCCAGCAAGTGAAAGAAGGAATTAAGCAACCCAAAACTTGTCCTTTTCATTGCATCAAAACGTGTGATATATCTAAAAGTCCTTATTGCATCATGTTGGCTCTTTACAGTGCTTTCAAAGGTAACTTCAATAATGGTTATGCTTTTGCCGGAGCAAATGCTTATAGAGCTACTCAGATTATGAGTGTGAAAGAGACTATCTCTGGTTTAATGAAAGAGTGGAAAGAAAAAGAGTTTTTCTCAAGAAAAAAATAA
- the galE gene encoding UDP-glucose 4-epimerase GalE, whose protein sequence is MKERILVTGGTGYIGSHTVVELQNSGYEVIIADNLSNSSADVVDNIEKVSGIRPAFEQIDCLDLKGMDALFAKYAGIKAIIHFAASKAVGESVQKPLLYYRNNLLSLINLLELMPKHHVGGIVFSSSCTVYGQPDELPVTEQAPIKKAESPYGNTKQINEEIICDTIASGAPISAILLRYFNPIGAHPTTLLGELPNGVPQNLIPYLTQTAIGIREKLNVFGDDYNTPDGSCVRDFINVVDLAKAHVVAIARILQQKQKAKVETFNIGTGRGLSVLELISVFEQATGVKLNYQIVGRRAGDIEKVWANPDYANTELGWKAETSIEDTLRSAWAWQLKLREKGIQ, encoded by the coding sequence ATGAAGGAAAGAATACTTGTTACTGGTGGTACGGGCTATATCGGCTCGCATACCGTGGTAGAACTGCAAAATAGTGGATACGAAGTTATCATAGCCGATAACCTGTCCAACTCTAGTGCCGATGTGGTAGATAATATTGAAAAAGTGTCCGGCATTCGTCCGGCTTTCGAACAAATCGATTGCTTAGATCTTAAAGGCATGGATGCACTATTCGCTAAATATGCTGGCATCAAAGCAATTATTCACTTCGCGGCTAGCAAAGCAGTAGGTGAATCTGTTCAAAAGCCATTGCTCTACTACCGCAACAACTTACTTTCACTGATCAATCTTCTCGAACTGATGCCTAAACATCACGTAGGAGGAATCGTATTCTCTTCTTCATGTACCGTTTATGGCCAACCCGATGAGCTTCCCGTGACCGAGCAAGCTCCTATCAAGAAAGCCGAATCTCCCTACGGAAACACTAAACAGATCAATGAAGAAATCATTTGCGATACCATCGCTTCAGGTGCTCCCATCAGTGCTATCCTTTTGCGTTACTTCAATCCGATAGGAGCCCATCCGACTACATTACTGGGAGAGTTACCCAATGGAGTTCCTCAGAATCTCATTCCATATCTCACTCAAACGGCTATTGGTATCCGCGAAAAACTGAATGTTTTTGGCGATGATTATAATACCCCCGACGGATCATGCGTCAGAGACTTTATTAACGTGGTCGATTTGGCTAAAGCACATGTTGTAGCCATTGCCCGTATCCTTCAACAAAAACAAAAGGCGAAAGTAGAGACCTTTAACATCGGCACCGGCCGTGGTCTTTCTGTTTTAGAGTTGATTAGTGTCTTTGAGCAAGCTACAGGGGTGAAACTCAATTATCAGATCGTAGGCCGACGTGCAGGGGATATTGAGAAAGTTTGGGCAAATCCGGATTATGCCAATACCGAACTTGGGTGGAAAGCCGAGACCTCTATAGAAGACACATTGCGCTCTGCATGGGCTTGGCAGCTTAAGCTACGTGAAAAAGGTATTCAATAG
- a CDS encoding C-GCAxxG-C-C family protein produces the protein MNEKENRVERANELFKSGYNCSQSVVVAFADMYGFTEEQALRMSASFGGGIGRMRETCGAACGMFLLAGLEKGAIEAKDKEGKAANYALVQELAAEFKKRNGSLICAELLGLKKKDQITFVPEERTEQYYTKRPCSKMVEEAAKIWEEYLLNNKK, from the coding sequence ATGAACGAAAAAGAAAATCGGGTAGAACGAGCAAATGAACTTTTCAAAAGCGGATACAATTGCTCGCAATCCGTTGTGGTTGCGTTTGCCGATATGTACGGATTTACAGAAGAACAAGCACTTCGTATGTCAGCTTCTTTTGGCGGAGGGATTGGCCGAATGCGCGAAACTTGTGGTGCGGCATGCGGCATGTTTCTTCTGGCCGGACTGGAAAAAGGTGCCATTGAGGCAAAAGATAAGGAAGGAAAAGCGGCAAATTACGCACTGGTGCAGGAATTGGCTGCCGAATTTAAAAAGAGAAACGGCTCTTTGATTTGTGCCGAATTACTAGGATTAAAGAAGAAAGACCAGATCACTTTCGTTCCCGAAGAGCGCACAGAACAGTATTATACCAAGAGACCATGTTCTAAAATGGTAGAAGAAGCTGCAAAGATTTGGGAAGAATATCTCTTAAATAATAAAAAATGA
- the rmuC gene encoding DNA recombination protein RmuC translates to MELALLVLNAVILIILLIASLTKSGGKQTDQLQAALRQQMQENREELSRSIRELRMEVTQTLNQSMQQLQDAMHKNMLTTGELQRQKFDMMTRQQEQLILSTEKRLDDMRLMVEEKLQKTLNERIGQSFEIVRTQLENVQRGLGEMKSLAQDVGGLKKVLSNVKMRGTFGEVQLGALLEQMMSPEQYDANVKTKKSGTEFVEYAIKLPGKDDDNNTVYLPIDAKFPKDIYEQYYDAFEAGDAILIESSGRQLEVTIKKMAKDIHDKYIDPPYTTDFAILFLPFESIYAEVIRRTALVEALQREYKVVVTGPTTLGAILNSLQMGFRTLAIQKRTSEVWTVLGAVKTEFGKFGGLLEKVQKNLQSAGDQLEEVIGKRTRAIERKLRQVQELPHEESQKILPLGDNDSVEEEEE, encoded by the coding sequence ATGGAATTAGCTTTATTAGTACTAAATGCGGTTATCCTCATCATTTTACTGATCGCTTCACTAACCAAGAGTGGCGGTAAACAGACGGATCAATTACAAGCGGCACTACGCCAACAGATGCAGGAGAATCGGGAAGAGCTTAGCCGCAGTATCCGTGAATTGCGCATGGAAGTGACTCAAACGCTGAATCAAAGTATGCAGCAGTTGCAAGATGCCATGCATAAGAACATGCTTACTACGGGAGAATTACAGCGACAAAAGTTTGATATGATGACTCGGCAACAGGAACAACTCATTCTGTCGACTGAGAAACGATTGGACGATATGCGGTTGATGGTAGAGGAAAAACTACAAAAAACATTAAATGAACGCATTGGTCAGTCGTTTGAAATAGTTCGTACCCAACTCGAGAATGTACAACGAGGACTAGGTGAAATGAAGTCATTGGCTCAAGATGTTGGCGGACTGAAGAAAGTGCTGAGCAATGTAAAGATGCGGGGAACTTTCGGTGAAGTGCAACTAGGTGCTCTGCTTGAACAAATGATGAGTCCGGAGCAATATGACGCTAACGTAAAAACGAAAAAGAGTGGTACCGAGTTTGTGGAATATGCCATCAAACTTCCCGGTAAAGATGATGATAACAACACAGTGTACCTGCCTATAGATGCTAAATTCCCCAAAGATATATATGAGCAATATTATGACGCTTTTGAAGCAGGCGATGCTATTCTGATAGAATCTTCGGGCAGGCAGTTGGAAGTAACCATCAAAAAAATGGCAAAGGATATTCATGATAAATACATTGATCCTCCCTACACTACCGATTTCGCCATTTTATTTCTTCCTTTCGAAAGTATTTATGCCGAGGTTATTCGTCGCACGGCATTAGTCGAAGCATTACAACGAGAATATAAGGTTGTAGTGACCGGACCTACTACTTTGGGTGCTATACTCAACAGTTTGCAAATGGGTTTCCGCACTCTGGCTATTCAGAAGCGCACTAGTGAAGTGTGGACGGTGCTTGGAGCTGTAAAAACAGAGTTTGGCAAGTTTGGTGGTTTACTGGAGAAGGTACAAAAAAATCTTCAGAGTGCCGGTGATCAATTGGAAGAAGTGATAGGTAAACGTACGCGTGCCATCGAACGAAAGTTACGACAAGTTCAGGAATTACCACATGAAGAGAGTCAAAAGATTCTTCCACTAGGTGATAATGATAGTGTTGAGGAAGAAGAGGAATAA
- a CDS encoding winged helix-turn-helix domain-containing protein, giving the protein MLKEKAGIIAGKIWNALNENEGLTAKELKKATKLVDKDLFLGLGWLLREDKISTTEVGEELFVKLS; this is encoded by the coding sequence ATGTTGAAAGAAAAAGCAGGCATTATTGCAGGTAAAATCTGGAATGCACTTAATGAAAACGAAGGACTTACAGCCAAAGAGCTGAAAAAAGCAACTAAATTAGTAGACAAGGATCTTTTCCTTGGACTTGGTTGGTTGTTAAGAGAAGACAAAATCTCTACTACGGAGGTTGGAGAAGAACTTTTTGTGAAACTGAGCTAA
- a CDS encoding acyl-ACP desaturase, with product MPIKNVRLEVMHFLEQNIDDFISQYLIPVEKIWQPTDFLPNSQEDTFFEDIRELRELAKELPYDFWVVLVGDTITEEALPTYESWLMEVEGIDNVDGEARNGWSKWIRHWTGEENRHGDLLNKYLYLSGRVNMKEIERTTQYLINDGFDIGTGRDPYKNFVYTSFQELATFVSHNGIAELAKKSSNEKLSRICKRIAGDEMRHHHAYSEFVNRIFEVDPSEMMLAFSYMMKQKIVMPAHFLRESGQKISSAFEQFSNSAQRIGVYTTSDYVDIMQKLINKWKIDKIQNLTDEAERARDYLMKLPARMARISERLIIPPEPYIFKWVVPAVK from the coding sequence ATGCCAATAAAAAATGTCCGTTTAGAAGTAATGCACTTCTTAGAACAGAATATAGACGATTTTATCAGCCAATATTTAATCCCTGTTGAGAAAATATGGCAACCTACTGATTTTCTGCCCAATTCGCAAGAAGACACTTTCTTCGAAGACATAAGAGAATTACGAGAATTGGCTAAAGAGTTACCCTATGACTTCTGGGTAGTATTGGTAGGCGATACCATTACCGAAGAAGCTTTACCAACCTACGAATCATGGTTAATGGAAGTAGAAGGAATAGATAATGTAGATGGTGAAGCTCGCAACGGTTGGTCTAAGTGGATCAGGCATTGGACAGGAGAAGAAAATCGTCATGGCGATTTACTTAACAAGTATCTCTACCTCTCGGGGAGAGTGAATATGAAGGAAATAGAACGAACAACGCAATACCTTATAAACGATGGCTTTGATATCGGCACTGGACGCGACCCATATAAAAATTTCGTTTATACCAGCTTCCAAGAACTGGCTACCTTTGTATCTCATAACGGTATAGCCGAACTGGCAAAAAAAAGTAGTAATGAAAAGTTATCGCGTATTTGCAAACGCATTGCAGGGGACGAAATGAGACACCATCATGCATATAGCGAATTTGTAAATCGCATCTTTGAAGTAGACCCTAGCGAAATGATGTTGGCTTTCAGCTATATGATGAAGCAAAAAATCGTTATGCCAGCTCATTTTTTGCGAGAATCAGGACAAAAAATAAGTAGTGCATTCGAACAGTTTTCCAATTCGGCACAACGCATCGGTGTATATACTACCAGTGATTATGTCGATATTATGCAAAAGTTGATCAATAAATGGAAAATAGACAAAATACAGAACCTAACTGATGAAGCTGAACGTGCCAGAGATTACCTAATGAAACTACCAGCCCGTATGGCAAGAATATCGGAGCGATTGATTATCCCTCCCGAGCCGTACATTTTTAAATGGGTGGTACCTGCAGTGAAATAG
- a CDS encoding YiiX/YebB-like N1pC/P60 family cysteine hydrolase, translating into MKLLFITLFSLVYPGVEHFKLQNGDLIFQESCNGKIGNAIKSVTSSADNYNFTHVGMVYIKENDSIYVIEATHPKVKITPLSEYLYPADEKECYPKSVVGRLKSEYQHCIPKAIEEALPLVGKEYDYSYDLKNDKYYCSELIYLILLKANDGIPVFPLNEMTFKSKTTKEFLPDWVEYFKKLNVPIPEGEPGINPGAMSKADVIDIVH; encoded by the coding sequence ATGAAACTATTATTCATCACCCTCTTCTCCTTGGTATATCCCGGAGTAGAACACTTCAAATTACAGAATGGCGATCTTATCTTTCAAGAGTCATGTAATGGTAAGATTGGCAATGCCATTAAGAGTGTAACATCTAGTGCAGATAACTATAACTTTACGCATGTAGGCATGGTCTATATCAAAGAGAACGATAGCATCTATGTGATTGAAGCAACTCATCCAAAAGTCAAAATCACTCCTCTATCAGAATATCTATATCCGGCAGATGAAAAGGAGTGTTATCCCAAATCAGTTGTGGGCAGGTTAAAAAGTGAATATCAGCATTGCATCCCTAAGGCGATAGAAGAAGCGCTACCATTAGTGGGCAAAGAGTACGATTATAGTTATGATTTGAAGAACGACAAGTATTATTGCTCGGAACTAATATACCTTATTTTATTGAAAGCTAATGATGGAATTCCGGTATTCCCTCTCAATGAAATGACTTTCAAATCGAAAACAACGAAAGAGTTCTTGCCTGACTGGGTGGAGTACTTTAAAAAATTGAACGTGCCTATTCCTGAGGGAGAACCGGGAATCAATCCGGGAGCTATGTCAAAAGCAGATGTAATAGATATCGTTCACTAA
- the nhaA gene encoding Na+/H+ antiporter NhaA, with protein MKKVLNTIFEKIHTIQYLASMTIVASILLFLAALLAAVMANSSLAPAYQEFLSQQVSLQIGDFNLFSHGEHSLTVLQFINDGLMTLFFFLVGIEIKRELLVGELSSVRKAILPFIAACGGMIIPVLIYVLICPPGTESGQGLAIPMATDIAFSLGVLSLLGKRVPLSLKIFLTAFAVVDDIGGIIVIAVFYSSHVAVNYLLWAALLLVLLHLISKRGSTNKTFFLLVGIIVWYMFLQSGIHSTIAGVTLAFLVPARPQLHVGKYIENIRCTINSFPVSDKDDIVLTNKQIAKLKRVESASDRVISPLQSMEDNLHISVNYIILPLFAFANAGVAFSGNGEPIGDVTLAVAFGLLFGKFFGIFSFTWIAVKLKVASMPRTMDWKSVSGISLLGGIGFTVSLFIANLSFGTSHPVLLNQAKLGILAGTAIAGLLGYLILYFALPRHKVHQ; from the coding sequence ATGAAAAAAGTTCTGAATACCATTTTTGAAAAAATTCATACCATACAATATCTTGCTTCCATGACTATTGTGGCAAGTATTTTATTGTTTCTAGCTGCACTCCTTGCGGCTGTAATGGCCAACTCATCTTTAGCTCCGGCTTATCAGGAATTTCTATCACAACAAGTTAGCCTTCAAATCGGAGATTTTAATCTTTTCTCTCATGGTGAACATAGCCTCACAGTACTTCAATTTATCAATGATGGATTGATGACCTTATTCTTCTTTTTGGTTGGTATTGAGATAAAACGAGAGCTACTTGTAGGCGAATTATCTTCTGTCAGAAAAGCGATTTTACCTTTTATTGCCGCTTGTGGTGGCATGATAATTCCTGTACTCATTTATGTTCTTATCTGTCCCCCAGGCACTGAAAGTGGTCAAGGGCTAGCCATACCAATGGCTACTGACATCGCTTTTTCTCTGGGAGTGCTTAGTTTGTTAGGCAAGCGTGTTCCATTGAGTTTAAAAATATTTCTTACTGCTTTTGCTGTAGTAGATGATATAGGAGGAATTATAGTTATTGCTGTTTTCTATAGTTCTCATGTAGCAGTCAATTATCTTTTATGGGCTGCGTTATTACTTGTTCTTCTTCATTTAATAAGCAAACGTGGGAGTACCAACAAAACCTTTTTTCTGCTTGTTGGCATAATTGTTTGGTATATGTTTCTCCAGTCTGGAATTCATAGCACCATTGCAGGGGTTACACTTGCATTTCTTGTACCTGCCAGACCGCAATTGCATGTGGGTAAGTATATAGAGAATATTCGTTGCACTATTAATTCTTTTCCGGTATCGGATAAAGATGATATAGTACTTACAAATAAGCAGATAGCTAAGTTGAAGAGAGTGGAATCTGCATCTGATCGTGTAATCAGTCCATTGCAATCGATGGAAGATAACTTACATATATCAGTCAATTATATCATCCTTCCTCTGTTTGCTTTTGCCAATGCAGGGGTAGCGTTTAGTGGCAATGGTGAGCCGATAGGAGATGTTACATTGGCAGTAGCTTTTGGTTTGTTATTTGGAAAATTCTTCGGGATATTCTCATTTACCTGGATTGCTGTGAAACTGAAAGTAGCAAGCATGCCTCGCACCATGGATTGGAAGAGCGTCTCCGGAATATCTCTTTTGGGTGGTATCGGATTTACTGTTTCTTTATTTATTGCCAACCTTTCGTTTGGAACCAGTCATCCTGTATTGCTGAATCAAGCTAAATTAGGGATACTTGCCGGTACAGCTATTGCTGGTCTACTCGGCTATTTAATACTTTATTTTGCATTGCCTCGTCACAAAGTTCATCAGTAA
- the lepA gene encoding translation elongation factor 4 has translation MKNIRNFCIIAHIDHGKSTLADRLLEFTKTILITGGQMLDDMDLERERGITIKSHAIQMEYIYNDEKYILNLIDTPGHVDFSYEVSRSIAACEGALLIVDASQGVQAQTISNLYMAIEHDLEIIPVINKCDMASAMPEEVEDEIVELLGCKREEIIRASGKTGMGIEEILAAVIERIPCPKGDEEAPLQALIFDSVFNSFRGIIAYFKITNGIIRTGDKVKFFNTGKEYAADEIGVLRMDMIPRKELRTGDVGYIISGIKTSKEVKVGDTVTHISRPCAKAISGFEEVKPMVFAGVYPIEAEEFEDLRASLEKLQLNDASLTFQPESSLALGFGFRCGFLGLLHMEIVQERLDREFDMNVITTVPNVSYRIYDKQGEMTEVHNPGGMPDQTLIDHIEEPYIKASVITTTDYIGPIMSLCLGKRGELLKQEYISGNRIEIHYNMPLGEIVIDFYDRLKSISKGYASFDYHPNGFRPSKLIKLDILLNGEPVDALSTLTHVDNAYELGKRMCEKLKELIPRQQFDIAIQAAIGAKIISRETIKAVRKDVTAKCYGGDISRKRKLLEKQKKGKKRMKQIGNVEVPQKAFLAVLKLD, from the coding sequence ATGAAGAATATTCGTAACTTTTGTATCATAGCTCACATAGATCACGGAAAATCAACTTTGGCCGACCGATTGCTTGAGTTTACCAAAACAATCCTGATAACCGGTGGACAGATGCTCGACGACATGGATCTGGAGAGGGAGAGGGGCATCACTATCAAAAGTCATGCCATCCAGATGGAATATATATATAACGACGAAAAGTATATTCTAAACTTGATAGATACTCCGGGACATGTGGACTTTTCTTACGAAGTTTCCCGTTCGATAGCCGCTTGCGAAGGTGCATTGCTTATTGTAGATGCTTCGCAGGGTGTGCAAGCACAGACTATTTCAAATTTATATATGGCTATTGAGCATGATTTGGAGATCATTCCGGTGATCAATAAATGTGATATGGCTAGTGCTATGCCCGAGGAGGTAGAAGATGAAATTGTAGAGCTACTTGGTTGCAAACGCGAAGAAATCATTCGCGCATCGGGAAAGACAGGTATGGGTATTGAAGAGATATTGGCAGCCGTTATAGAGCGTATCCCTTGTCCCAAGGGAGATGAAGAAGCACCATTGCAAGCTTTGATTTTTGATTCTGTATTCAATTCTTTCCGTGGAATTATCGCTTATTTCAAGATAACCAATGGTATTATTCGTACAGGAGATAAAGTGAAATTCTTCAATACTGGTAAGGAATATGCTGCCGATGAGATTGGCGTGCTCCGAATGGACATGATTCCTCGAAAAGAGCTTCGTACGGGAGATGTGGGCTATATTATTTCCGGCATCAAGACTTCTAAAGAGGTAAAAGTAGGAGATACGGTTACCCATATTTCTCGTCCATGCGCAAAAGCTATTTCAGGTTTTGAAGAGGTAAAGCCAATGGTTTTTGCCGGCGTTTATCCCATCGAAGCAGAAGAATTTGAAGACTTGCGTGCTTCACTTGAGAAGCTACAACTCAACGATGCCTCACTCACTTTTCAACCCGAGTCGTCTTTGGCATTGGGCTTTGGTTTCCGTTGCGGGTTCCTTGGTTTGCTTCACATGGAGATTGTGCAAGAACGCTTGGATCGTGAGTTTGATATGAATGTGATAACTACCGTACCCAATGTGTCTTACCGTATTTACGATAAGCAAGGAGAGATGACGGAAGTTCACAACCCCGGCGGAATGCCCGATCAAACATTGATAGATCATATTGAAGAACCTTACATAAAAGCTTCTGTCATCACAACTACCGATTACATCGGGCCGATTATGAGCCTATGTTTGGGTAAGCGTGGAGAACTTCTGAAGCAAGAATACATTTCAGGAAATCGCATAGAGATTCATTATAATATGCCTTTGGGCGAAATAGTGATCGATTTTTATGATCGATTGAAAAGTATCTCAAAGGGGTATGCTTCATTTGATTATCATCCGAATGGTTTTCGCCCATCGAAGTTAATCAAATTAGATATACTGTTGAACGGAGAGCCAGTTGACGCCTTATCTACACTTACACACGTAGACAATGCGTACGAGCTGGGCAAACGCATGTGCGAAAAATTAAAAGAACTCATTCCTCGTCAGCAGTTTGATATTGCTATACAGGCAGCTATAGGTGCTAAGATTATCTCTCGTGAAACAATCAAGGCTGTGCGTAAGGATGTGACAGCCAAATGTTATGGTGGTGACATCAGCCGTAAGCGCAAGTTGCTTGAAAAGCAGAAGAAAGGTAAGAAGCGCATGAAGCAAATTGGTAACGTTGAAGTGCCTCAAAAAGCTTTCTTAGCTGTGTTGAAGCTCGATTAA
- the map gene encoding type I methionyl aminopeptidase produces MKKLLKGGRFTPENYSAEIEDKIQKYRKLGYKLPPRRVIRTPEQIEGIRESAKINTGVLDCVAANIREGMSTAEIDKLVYDYTVGHGAIPAPLNYEGFPKSVCTSINEVVCHGIPSEKEILRNGDIVNVDVSTILNGYFSDASRMFMIGEVSPDKKKLVEVTKECLEIGIAAAQPWARLGDVGAAIQEHAEKNGFSVVRDLCGHGVGIEFHESPDVEHFGRRGTGTMILPGMTFTIEPMINMGAYNVFINQADGWTVLTDDGLPSAQWEKMLLITETGNEILTY; encoded by the coding sequence ATGAAAAAGCTATTGAAGGGAGGCCGATTTACTCCTGAAAACTATTCGGCAGAGATTGAAGATAAAATTCAAAAATACAGAAAACTAGGTTATAAACTCCCTCCAAGAAGGGTTATTAGAACTCCGGAACAAATTGAAGGTATTCGAGAAAGTGCCAAGATAAACACTGGTGTATTGGATTGTGTGGCTGCTAATATCCGCGAGGGTATGTCTACAGCAGAAATAGATAAGCTGGTATATGACTATACTGTGGGCCATGGGGCAATTCCTGCTCCGCTCAATTATGAAGGTTTTCCCAAAAGTGTATGTACTTCAATCAATGAAGTGGTGTGCCACGGCATCCCAAGCGAGAAAGAAATTCTGCGCAACGGAGACATTGTGAACGTAGATGTATCGACTATCCTAAACGGATATTTTTCGGATGCATCGCGCATGTTTATGATTGGCGAAGTGAGCCCCGACAAGAAAAAACTAGTAGAGGTAACCAAAGAGTGCCTGGAGATAGGAATAGCAGCAGCTCAACCCTGGGCTCGTTTAGGAGATGTAGGTGCGGCTATCCAAGAGCATGCGGAGAAAAATGGCTTTAGCGTGGTGCGTGATCTTTGCGGACATGGTGTGGGAATAGAGTTTCATGAGTCACCGGATGTAGAGCACTTTGGACGTAGAGGAACGGGGACGATGATTCTACCGGGCATGACGTTCACCATCGAACCAATGATTAATATGGGAGCTTACAATGTCTTCATTAACCAAGCCGATGGATGGACGGTTCTGACAGATGATGGACTTCCTTCTGCACAATGGGAGAAAATGCTACTGATTACTGAAACTGGCAATGAGATCTTGACTTATTAA